TCTGTTCTATAAACTTTCAGAAACTGTGCCATGCTAGAAAAACTGACATTATTTCTTAAAAAAAATGCCAGCTTTGACAGGCTGGCATTAGATTGTATATCGAGCTACTTTTATTTTGCTGGTGCTGGTGTTGCAGGAGCAGGAGTAGTTCCTTGTGCTGGAGCTGCAGGTGTATTTACTGGAGCTTCAGTTTTATCAATGATTTTAGAATCTGTATCGCTTAAAGATCCAGAGAAGCTTAAGCTAGAAAGTAAAATTAACACAATTAAAACAGTAGCTAAAGTCCAAGTACTTTTATCTAAAAAGTCAGTTGTTTTTTGTACTCCACCTAACATTTGCGTTCCGCTGATAGTAGAAGACAATCCGCCTCCTTTAGGGTTTTGTACCATGATAACGATGATCAATAGAAAACAAACTATTGTAATTAAAACTAAAAAAATTGAAAATGTGCTCATTACTTAATTATTGTTATTGTTATTTTGTTGTAAAATCTTTATATCCGATATGCGGTCTGCAAAGAAAGTAATTTTTTCTGGATATTTCAAAATTAATATTTCATAAGCTTGAATTGCTTTTGTATATTTCTTTTGTTCCAGATATACTCTGGCCAGAGTCTCGGTCATTAAATACGAATTGTCTTCTATAACAGGCTCAATTTGAACTGCTGGAACACTTGTTCCAGGTTTAATTGGAGAGATTTTCGGGTTGGTTTCGATAAATTTATCGATAATTTCAGCCTTCTTTTGTCTCTCTTCTTCTTTAGCAGCTTCAATTTTAGCTTGTTCTTCTGGAGAAATTTCATTTGAGCGGTCAATTGGTTCTGTTCGAGACAATTGAAGCCATTCTTGAAAGGAATGTTTTTCGCTAAGAGAAAAATCCAAAGGTTTTCCAATTTCCAAATGTTCTGCAGCTGTTTTTGCAGGTTTATTAGGCTCTTCTTCTTCGATTATTTCTTCAAGTGGCTCTTCATTTTCTTCTATGATTTGCTCTTCTTCCTTATCTTCAGATTGAAGAACTTTTGCAATTTCTACTTTTAGTTCCTCAGGTGCTTTTGTTTCAGCTTCTTTAATTGAAGAAAGAATAGATCGTTCAACAGAACTCATTTTAAATTCTGGAATAATCATTTCTTCAATTACGCTGTCATCTTCATCTTCTTCAACAACATTTAAAGCAGGTTCTTCTATAATAGGATCTGCTTTTACTTCTTCAGTTTTTACAGTTTGTGCACCAGTTTTGGCTTCTGCTTCTTTAATCGAACTTAAAATAGAGTTTTCGACACGCTCATTTTTAGGTTCTTCAACTTTTACAGGTTCTGGAATAGAAGGTGTTTCTGAAACCTTTATAGAACTTAAAATTGAATTCTCTATGCGATCAATTGTAGGTTCTTCAGTTTGACTAGATTCTGAAAACGGAGCTGTTTCAACTTCTTTTACGTTATCTACATTATTAAGTTCAACAGAATCGATTTTCTGATCTTCTTTTATTGCAGTAAAAGTAGATAAATCTATTTCTGGAAGTGGTTTTGGTTTTTCCTCTTCTATTACGGGCTTTTCAAAAGTTACCGTTTGCGCTTCTTTTATTGCTGCGAAAATAGAGAAATCTATTTCTGGAAGTGGTTTTGGTTCTTCTTCCTTAATTGTTGGTTTTTCAAAAGTTATCGTTTGAGCTTCTTTTATCGCAAGAAAAATAGAAGGATCTATTTCTGGGAATTTTTTAGGCTCTTCAACAATTACTGGCTCTTGAGTTTTAACTTCCTCAATTTGTACTGTTTCTTCGGTTTTTGCAGATTCTTCAACTTTTACAGACTGTACAGATGAAGGTATTTCAACAACCGAAGTTTGAGTTTCTTTAATTGTATCTGAAACAGGCAGTTCTTCAATGTCGGTTTTTACTTCAATTGCTTTTTGAATCTGTTCAGGTGAAATTATTTCACTGTCAAAAACAGTAATTTCGAGAAGATCTCTCAATTTCTGTTCGTAAAAATCATTTTGAATAGAAGTAAAAGCTTCAGATGTAATAAAATCAAATAAAACAGAACGATCAGACGTGTGTGCTGCTGTAACTTTCAAAGCATAATTATACTTAAAACTATTTTGATTGTAAAGTCCTTTTAATCGCAATGCGCGTGCACTTTGAAAATACGGAAATTCATTCAAAACACTTCCTAATGCGTCCGCCTGCTTTTCTGTAATAGCATCGGGTTTGTTCATTAAGTAGGTATAATCGCTAACGTTCATTATTTGTTTTTTGTTTAATCGGTTAATTGTTTATTTGTTTTTGGTTGTTTTATCGATTAAACGGTTTTACGATTTAATGATTAAACAAACAGCCAAAACTACCATTTTGCCAATGATGCATTAAAGATATCTTGAGTGATTCTTTCAAAAATAACTCTGATGGCTTCATTTAAAACAGATCCCGTAGGAAGGTCTCGTCCAGGGAAATCATAATAGAATTCAAAAGATTTTTCAAAATCGTCTGTTTCTTTCTTTTTATTTGTAAATCTCACATTGACACGAATAGATAAACGGTTTTGTGCAGCCTGCTGATCTGCAGTTGCAGTCATTGGTGTAATTCGGTAATCTGTAATTTCACCTTCGTAAACCAAATCGCCACTATTGCTAACTAAGTTTAAGTTGGTCTGATTCATAATCAGATCCTGCAAAGCCAAAGTAAAAGTTCTATCGATTCCTGGTTCAATCAAATCTGCATTATTCTGAAAGAAGTTAACCTGAAATGTTTTGGCATCGATTTTCCCGGTTCC
The Flavobacterium humidisoli DNA segment above includes these coding regions:
- the secG gene encoding preprotein translocase subunit SecG: MSTFSIFLVLITIVCFLLIIVIMVQNPKGGGLSSTISGTQMLGGVQKTTDFLDKSTWTLATVLIVLILLSSLSFSGSLSDTDSKIIDKTEAPVNTPAAPAQGTTPAPATPAPAK
- a CDS encoding LptE family protein, with the translated sequence MKKIYSLFALLSLFMLSGCSVYNFTGTGKIDAKTFQVNFFQNNADLIEPGIDRTFTLALQDLIMNQTNLNLVSNSGDLVYEGEITDYRITPMTATADQQAAQNRLSIRVNVRFTNKKKETDDFEKSFEFYYDFPGRDLPTGSVLNEAIRVIFERITQDIFNASLAKW